One Pyrenophora tritici-repentis strain M4 chromosome 5, whole genome shotgun sequence DNA window includes the following coding sequences:
- a CDS encoding TauD, Probable taurine catabolism dioxygenase: MAPALVEQVTEHATVGYKSGIGQYKELGYGAPKAFSKDLELRGTEKHAGSKYPHYLPTWDNEKGQKYPPWEPFTHTEHGKDANPSFPNLLKDAKVADLTANIGAEVHGIQLSKLNDAGKDELALFVAHKKVVAFREQDFADIPIKDALAFGGYFGRHHIHPTSGAPEGYPEIHLVHRGTDDTSARDFFEERTNSITWHSDVTYEKQPPGTTFLYILDGPAVGGDTLFANQVAAYNRLSPEFRKRLHGLKVVHSAVEQADGSRNHGGIVRRDPVTSIHPLVRTHPATGEKALYANPQFSRRIVGYKKEESDFLLNFLYDHIAKGQDFQVRIKWAPGTVVVWDNRVTAHSALLDWDDGARRHLARITPQAEPPYETDFEDNKAAGSFEY; encoded by the exons ATGGCTCCAGCTCTTGTCGAACAGGTCACTGAACATGCCACTGTCGGTTACAAGTCCGGTATTGGACAATACAAGGAATTAGGTTATGGTGCCCCAAAAGCCTTTTCCAAAGACCTTGAGCTACGCGGCACCGAGAAACATGCCGGGTCCAAATATCCCCATTACCTACCTACCTGGGACAATGAGAAAGGGCAAAA ATATCCCCCCTGGGAGCCCTTCACACATACCGAGCACGGCAAAGATGCCAACCCATCCTTCCCCAACCTCCTCAAAGATGCGAAAGTCGCCGACCTAACCGCCAACATCGGCGCCGAAGTCCACGGCATCCAACTAAGCAAACTGAATGACGCCGGAAAAGACGAACTAGCCCTCTTTGTCGCCCACAAGAAAGTTGTAGCCTTCCGCGAGCAAGACTTCGCAGATATCCCCATCAAAGACGCGCTTGCCTTCGGCGGCTACTTTGGCCGCCATCACATCCACCCTACCTCTGGAGCCCCAGAGGGCTATCCAGAAATCCACCTCGTGCATCGCGGTACAGACGACACGTCTGCGCGGGACTTCTTCGAAGAGCGGACGAATTCCATAACCTGGCACTCAGACGTGACGTACGAGAAGCAGCCGCCCGGCACAACATTTTTGTATATCCTTGATGGACCTGCAGTAGGTGGAGACACTTTGTTTGCGAACCAGGTCGCGGCGTACAATAGGCTTTCCCCTGAGTTCAGAAAGCGACTGCATGGCCTGAAAGTCGTGCATTCCG CTGTCGAACAAGCAGATGGCAGCAGGAACCACGGCGGTATCGTCCGTCGCGATCCAGTGACCTCAATCCACCCCCTCGTGCGCACACATCCTGCCACAGGCGAGAAGGCGCTCTACGCGAATCCGCAATTTAGCCGGCGCATCGTGGGCTACAAGAAAGAGGAGAGCGATTTCCTGCTCAACTTCTTGTACGATCACATTGCAAAAGGCCAGGACTTTCAAGTGCGCATAAAGTGGGCGCCAGGTACGGTTGTGGTCTGGGATAATCGTGTTACTGCACACTCTGCGCTGCTGGACTGGGATGACGGCGCACGAAGGCATCTGGCGCGAATCACACCGCAGGCTGAGCCTCCGTACGAGACGGATTTCGAGGACAACAAGGCAGCAGGTAGCTTTGAGTATTAG
- a CDS encoding ProP, Permease major facilitator superfamily — protein sequence MFFALQLDRGNISQALSDNFLGDLGMDTNDYNYGQTIFYLCFLSAELPSQLISKKLGPDNWIPIQMVSWSLIASFQAFLSGRKSFFACRALLGLCEGGFIPDSILYLSYFYTGWELPGRLSWFWVSYQSTQIISAFLAFGILRLRGHNGMEGWRWLFALEGTLTGLIGIASWFYLPPSPTQTASQRWNPFRGKAGWFNEKEEKIMVNRILRDDPSKGDMHNRQGLSFRMLWECAKDYHMWPIYLLGLSWMIPSTPSTAYLTLQLRSLGFSTFETNLLTIPAYVLFILQLLFWTYMSERFNERFLVGLISQVWALPLLIALELLSAKASPWARWAVSSLLVGHPYIHAILVAITSRNAGTVRTRTVASAMYNMCVQASSIISTNIYREDDKPLYRRGNKVLLGICAYNFALFIGAKLYYVAVNRKREGIWTGMTKEQKEVYLETTKEEGNKRLDFRFAH from the exons ATGTTCTTCGCACTGCAACTCGACAGAGGCAACATATCCCAAGCTCTCAGCGACAATTTCCTCGGGGACCTCGGCATGGACACCAACGATTACAATTACGGCCAGACTATTTTCTACCTCTGCTTCTTATCCGCTGAACTTCCTTCTCAACTCATCAGCAAGAAGCTTGGGCCAGATAATTGGATCCCGATACAGATGGTGTCCTGGAGTCTCATCGCCAGCTTCCAGGCTTTCCTTAGTGGGCGAAAATCTTTCTTCGCTTGCCGCGCACTGCTGGGTTTGTGCGAAGGGGGATTCATCCCAGACAGCATTCTTTACCTCAGCTACTTCTACACTGGGTGGGAGCTACCGGGTCGGCTTAGTTGGTTCTGGGTGAGCTACCAATCGACGCAGATTATATCTGCCTTTCTCGCTTTTGGCATCTTGCGCCTCCGGGGCCATAATGGTATGGAAGGCTGGCGGTGGCTGTTCGCCTTGGAGGGAACGTTGACGGGCTTGATTGGTATCGCGTCGTGGTTCTACCTGCCGCCGAGCCCGACTCAGACTGCGAGTCAGAGATGGAACCCATTCCGCGGGAAGGCTGGGTGGTTCAACGAGAAGGAAGAGAAAATCATGGTTAATCGTATATTGAGGGATGATCCAAGCAAGGGCGATATGCACAACAGACAGGGTCTGAGCTTTCGCATGCTGTGGGAGTGTGCAAAGGATTACCACATGTGGCCCATTTACCTACTTGGCTTGTCATGGATGATACCTTCGACACCTTCAACTGCATACCTTACCCTGCAGCTCCGATCGCTTGGATTCAGCACCTTTGAAACCAATCTACTCACA ATCCCAGCATACGtcctcttcatcctccagCTCCTCTTTTGGACCTACATGTCCGAGCGCTTCAACGAACGCTTCCTCGTTGGCCTTATCTCCCAAGTCTGGGCCCTCCCACTCCTCATCGCCCTCGAGTTGCTGTCAGCAAAAGCCTCTCCTTGGGCTCGCTGGGCTGTCTCATCGCTTCTCGTCGGTCACCCATACATCCACGCTATCCTCGTAGCCATCACATCGCGCAATGCCGGTACAGTGCGGACTCGCACCGTCGCGAGCGCAATGTACAATATGTGTGTTCAAGCTAGCTCCATCATCAGCACGAACATATACCGAGAAGACGATAAGCCGCTGTATCGCAGGGGTAACAAGGTTCTACTGGGTATATGTGCGTATAACTTTGCGCTGTTTATCGGGGCAAAGCTGTATTATGTGGCGGTTAATAGGAAGAGAGAGGGTATATGGACAGGTATGACGAAGGAGCAGAAGGAGGTTTATCTAGAGACGACAAAGGAGGAGGGGAATAAGCGCTTGGACTTTCGCTTTGCGCATTAA
- a CDS encoding C6 zinc finger domain protein, translated as MADGGMLPMAEVGFDFILPHGIDTDDDVATSEINAYKSANPSPDHEMMEDIQQTSKPDDGLAITEANVDQHEASFDMLQERFPEDVCASEAPNCSGSEVPKNKKSRRTDDDEQDNNERSKKPRQSLFGPQMEDPEGDGLDDLFEEQPGDLLNQENDMNEPGIPETGIGSCLSSLNLEQQTGEYDHPKTPSDSGSIIEYNDTPFLFSQVVIPPDPQALFGLRTGIDRDVPTTHVDQDESGNFDPTAEMRERMLKLQQAKAAKAAKRSKKGKERAPEEKANKCIVKLRFEAFGNVRNATNDEENWPDDWSVLDSEFEREKDEDRAWLRRRTPHLEMQSPIEDPLDEVDDLTGYPAARGCKSCREKQDGCSLVTGGCYPCQHCRDEGDECQLIVPATRKGSCKQCVDGNDYCSFEDEPDQIICDNCLNRVHICHALPPEGYRNDRISIDEIMYGENKRHIACTSCRQGKKRCSLKKKTDKPPCKNCKKNEIGCTFYDIPKKAPKKKASKGKRPAKDDSPEPTPLSHAYFTAEDLEDLNNTDQRIISRSPTPEIELEDTAGHRGVLTKINTSFSHPIKFGMIENTSDCNFCELPIYSFVGLFEKEVHVICWENGQGYTEVGGGHMEKNGPTTMCQYCTTSRAQTIICESHDIQRMETGFRGTISGFEEALYDLFEFADEPYEIKKQLQQWCSMCFSPAAFACRTRQAAFLSPDDTRELIDGCGLKLCTRCEEQLREVFGGDSSVMAATLDLEPKAKELDNDVQGLVIRADVGFLSSEGILMKNLEYELEKKRLQNEADEGNI; from the exons ATGGCGGATGGGGGAATGCTACCTATGGCAGAAGTCGGATTTGATTTTATTCTTCCGCATGGTATTGACACTGACGATGATGTCGCAACATCAGAAATAAATGCTTACAAGTCTGCGAACCCTTCACCTGATCATGAAATGATGGAAGACATCCAGCAGACAAGTAAGCCGGACGATGGTCTGGCTATCACTGAGGCGAACGTCGACCAGCACGAAGCCAGCTTCGACATGCTTCAAGAGAGGTTTCCTGAAGATGTTTGTGCTTCCGAGGCGCCTAATTGCTCTGGTTCTGAAGTTCCCAAAAACAAAAAGTCGCGCAGGACTGACGACGACGAACAAGACAACAACGAAAGGAGTAAGAAGCCTCGCCAGTCGCTATTCGGTCCACAAATGGAAGACCCAGAAGGAGATGGTCTCGATGACCTGTTTGAAGAACAGCCAGGAGACCTTCTGAACCAGGAGAACGACATGAATGAGCCTGGAATACCAGAAACTGGTATCGGCAGCTGTCTATCCAGCCTCAATCTCGAGCAACAGACAGGCGAGTATGATCACCCGAAGACTCCTTCCGATTCTGGATCTATTATCGAATACAATGATACGCCTTTCTTGTTTTCCCAAGTTGTCATCCCTCCTGATCCTCAG GCCCTCTTTGGTCTGCGCACTGGAATAGATCGAGACGTACCCACAACGCATGTGGACCAGGATGAGTCAGGAAATTTTGATCCGACAGCAGAAATGAGAGAACGAATGCTTAAACTGCAGCAAGCCAAAGCGGCTAAAGCGGCAAAACGATCTAAAAAGGGCAAAGAACGAGCCCCCGAAGAAAAGGCCAACAAGTGCATTGTCAAGCTGCGTTTCGAAGCCTTTGGCAATGTACGCAACGCTACAAATGACGAAGAAAACTGGCCGGACGACTGGTCTGTGTTAGATTCCGAGTTTGAACGAGAGAAAGACGAGGACCGTGCATGGCTTCGCCGTCGCACGCCCCACCTGGAGATGCAGTCGCCAATTGAGGACCCTCTCGATGAAGTCGATGATTTGACCGGCTACCCTGCAGCACGCGGCTGTAAAAGCTGTCGAGAAAAACAGGATGGTTGTTCCTTAGTGACAGGGGGCTGTTACCCATGTCAGCACTGTCGCGACGAAGGCGATGAATGCCAACTGATTGTCCCGGCGACCAGAAAAGGTTCATGTAAGCAGTGCGTTGACGGGAATGATTACTGCTCTTTCGAGGATGAGCCGGACCAGATCATCTGCGACAATTGTCTAAACAGAGTACATATCTGCCATGCACTGCCTCCCGAGGGTTATCGCAATGACAGGATAAGCATCGACGAGATCATGTACGGCGAGAACAAGCGACACATCGCCTGTACCAGTTGCCGTCAGGGAAAGAAGCGCTGTAGTCTCAAAAAGAAGACTGATAAGCCGCCCTGCAAGAACTGCAAGAAGAACGAGATTGGCTGTACCTTCTACGATATTCCAAAGAAGGCCCCGAAAAAGAAGGCTAGTAAGGGCAAGCGACCCGCTAAAGATGATTCACCTGAGCCCACTCCTTTGAGTCATGCCTACTTCACCGCCGAAGATCTCGAGGACTTGAATAACACAGATCAGCGGATAATATCTCGGTCACCAACACCGGAGATTGAACTGGAAGACACCGCGGGGCACAGGGGGGTACTGACGAAGATTAACACCAGCTTTTCCCACCCCATAAAGTTCGGTATGATCGAAAACACCTCCGATTGCAACTTTTGTGAGCTTCCCATCTACAGCTTCGTAGGCTTGTTTGAGAAGGAAGTCCATGTAATCTGCTGGGAAAACGGACAAGGATACACTGAAGTAGGCGGCGGCCACATGGAGAAAAACGGCCCGACAACTATGTGTCAATACTGCACGACGA GTAGAGCCCAAACCATAATTTGCGAAAGTCACGACATACAAAGAATGGAAACAGGTTTCAGAGGCACTATCTCAGGCTTCGAAGAGGCATTGTACGACCTCTTTGAATTCGCAGATGAACCTTATGAAATCAAGAAGCAGCTCCAACAGTGGTGCTCCATGTGCTTCTCTCCTGCGGCCTTTGCCTGTCGCACTCGACAAGCAGCATTTCTCTCACCTGATGACACCAGAGAGTTGATTGATGGTTGTGGGTTGAAGCTTTGCACCCGCTGCGAAGAACAGCTTAGGGAAGTCTTTGGCGGCGACAGCAGCGTCATGGCGGCTACACTTGACCTTGAACCCAAAGCAAAGGAATTAGATAACGACGTTCAGGGGCTGGTTATTAGGGCGGACGTAGGCTTTTTGTCCAGCGAAGGTATACTGATGAAGAATCTGGAGTATGAGTTGGAAAAGAAGCGTCTGCAGAATGAGGCGGACGAAGGCAACATCTAA
- a CDS encoding HrpB7 domain containing protein, which yields MARLEQQEAEADAAESAALDALMAARAKKDRLRKQRKQLKRREQEWVDESGKFVEDIEALEAVEALNREVAHLEDGLMPGTLALDWGVFMPTFSGDDSEFAGLDYGGTAQVAGGSS from the coding sequence ATGGCGCGTCTTGAACAACAAGAGGCCGAAGCGGATGCTGCAGAGTCTGCGGCATTGGATGCTTTGATGGCTGCGCGTGCGAAGAAGGATCGTCTTCGCAAGCAGCGTAAGCAGTTAAAGCGTCGTGAGCAAGAATGGGTTGATGAGTCGGGAAAGTTTGTTGAGGATATCGAGGCGTTGGAAGCGGTCGAGGCGTTGAATCGAGAGGTAGCGCATCTGGAAGACGGTCTTATGCCTGGTACTTTGGCATTGGATTGGGGCGTCTTTATGCCTACTTTCTCTGGGGATGATTCCGAGTTCGCCGGTCTTGATTACGGTGGTACTGCGCAAGTAGCTGGCGGCAGTTCGTAA